ATAACACCTTTTTGCGAATAGTAATACCCTTCAATAAATCTTTTTGTCGAACGCACGCCTTTGCTCCTGGTTGTTGAGTTCCGAGTGAATTTTCGAATGAAAGCTATCAATACAAGATAGAATTGTACGACGTCCATATCAACCGTTTCTGTAATAATATGCTGAGACTTTCTTGGGTATGTCAACATTAATGAGAGATTGTAATTTGGTTGTCATTTGACGCTGTTGCCTAAAGATTTATAAGAGGTGAGTGCCTTATCCGTAACACGAAATCTCAAAAAGTAATAAGAAAATCATATAAGGTTATCGGATTTCGCCGTAGCGCAAGGATTTGCTTTGAAGTCTGCCGATGAATATCCTCATATCGACTAATGGTCACGATGAATTGCGCATTGGGCCATCGTGGCTCCGATCCGGCACGGAACCTTCGCTCCCTCCTGTCCCCTTTGCCCTCGGGATTCGGAGTCCCTGGCCCTTCACATCTAATTTCTCGAGTACTGCTTCTGATCCTCTCCTAGGCAAGAATGATTGTTTTCCGATTCATTATCATGTTCCGATTGAATCAATTTTCCTTTTATGATTCGCATTACTTTCTGATTTCAGACTGTGGACTCTACTTTCTGCGTACTGCGGTGTTTCAAGTCCTTCAATTCTTCTGTGGCGCCGGAAATTGAGATACGATATGAAACAATATGAAAATATGGCTCCCAGTGGAAGTCCGTGAGGACTGACGAAAGGGGAGTTGCGTCCCCCTCCCTGAAATGTGGAAATATCCTGTTATCGATATCCTACGCGATTGAAAGATACGCGATAACGAAGGTACTCGCAAGGTCGATCTGTATGAAGTCATCGGTTATCATTACTTCATATAATAGAAGTTGGGCCCTCCCTCATTGTTTGGGGAGTCTTGCAACGCAGTCTCTCCTTCCTGATGAGGTCATTGTCGTCCTGAAGCCGTCTGGAGACGGCAGCGAAGAGATAATCGATGAACATGGTGACAATCTGCCCATCAGGACGATTATTCAAAAAGAGGGCAATGTGGCGGTGGCGGCCGCAATGGGCATCGAGGCCGCGAATGGCGATTTACTAATTTTCATCGATGACGATGCTGTTGCTCATAGAGAGTTCATTGAGCGATACTCCCGCCTCTTTTCCCAATTGCAGAATCCAGGTGGGCTCACTGGTGTTGTCTTCTCTCAACCTTATGGCGGAGAAGGCGACATGGAGCTCCAGATAGGTTCGATTCAACCGCGTAGGTCACCTAAACGCACACTCTCTTTTCGCCGACCGCTCTCTGCATATAGAAAATACGACGAATGGATCACAGTCTCGGGGCATCATTCACGGCACACAATCGATTTGGATGGTCCCATGGGATCAATTCTATCACCGCTCCTGATGGGTTGTAACATGGCATTGCTGAAGACTGCGGTCGATGACTGTCCGCTCGCTCAATTGTATGGAAGAAGCAAATCGTGCCTCCGATATGAGAGCCTTCTCGCTCTCTGGGCGAGGCTGAAAGGTTACGAGACGTATATATGCCTCGATGTTCACCGTGCACCGATTGTCTGGCATCTCGTCCACGATTCATCCACATTATCGAGGGGGAAGGGGTTCAAAGGGGAATTCTGGCGCTATACAGACGATTCTTCCTTTTATTTCAAATTGAAGAAACTGGGTCTTGACGTTTCATTTTTCGATTACTCTCTCTTTTCACTGACGGATGTTGTCGGAACACTCCTTTCTGAGCCACGAAAATTCTTGCCAAGAAGTCTTGCGGCTGGATATACATTCTTAACAAGGTTGATTGGACATTACTGAAAAGCACTTGCGAATTCAACTCGTTAATCTATTTGTTTGAGTCCATTGTTACTGTGCGTCAATACGAAATTGAGATCGCCATAAAGTCAGTCCAGGCCCTTTAGGTCTGCATCTCGCGCAATCAATTGAAAGGGTTTTATTGTGTGCGGTTTTTATTGTGGAATTCAATTTGAAAATATCACTCGTACTTCGGTCCCTGATTATCTTCTCTGATCTTTTTTCGAATTACAAAGCTACTGATCACTCTCCTCTTGAAAAGGATTGCAAGAATCCCACCGATAGTAACTCGTTCCTTTTTCATCGTCTTGCCGGAATTACATGTGACATCACTTGGTTTCTCACAAAAACAAATGATGGAGAGATCGGAGAGGGATCTTGATTACAAGAATTTTTATCGTGAATTTCTGTCGATGAGTCTGCCATCGGCATCGTATAACTCGAAGTCGATGCCCCTACTGCCAAACGAGTGTGAAGCGCAGCTGAGGCAGGGATCGTAAGCGCGGATGACGGCCTCGACGCGGTTGAGCATCCCCTCGGTCAGCTTCTTCGCGTTAACATATTTTTTTGCGACTTCCGTCACAGCCCTGTTGAAGGCCACATTGTTGTGCCCTGTTGCAATGATGAGGTTAACCCATGTAATGAGACCGTTCTCGTCGACTTTATAGTGGTGGATAAGAGTGCCTCGAGGTGCCTCAGCCACTCCGATTCCTTCTGAACGGCTAACCTCAGCCTTCGCCCACACTCGATCTGCATATGTCTCTGGTTCACTGAGAATCTCTTCGGCCCTTTCGAGGCAAAAGAGGATCTCAATGAGGCGCGCGTAATGGTATAGGAAAGAACTCTCCACGATCCCATTCTTTCCGAACTTCCTGAATTCTTTGATCTCTTCGTCAGCGAGTGGCGTGCCGCACCGCTTCGCGATGTTGAGCCTTGCGAGCGGGCCGACCCGGTAGCTTCCGCCAGGGTAGCCCAGCGGCTTGTAATAAGGGAATTTCATATACGACCACGGCTCAACCGCCTCCGCGATGAATTCCTTGTATTTCGTTGGATCGAGGGAATCGGCGATCACTTCTCCTTGGTAATCAATGATCTTCAATAGCCCGTCGTAATGTTCGAGTTCGCCATCTGGTGTGATAAGTCCCATGTAATTCGAGGGGAAGTTGCCAAGATGCTCGATTTCCTCGTCAAAACGCTGAAGCATATTCCTAAATTTCTCTAGCGTAGAAATCGTGATGTTCTTTGCCTCTGGCAGATCGGCAGCGATCCTTTCCCCTTTTTCTTTCGTCAGCGGCCACCTGACGCCACCTGGCACGATCCAATCGCTTGAATGAATCCTTTTCCCTGCAAGTCTCTCAATGATCTCCTGGCCAAACTTCCGTAACTTGATCCCGTTCTTTGCGATTTCTGGATCGCTCTCGATAAGCCCGAAAATATTCCTCTTTTCAATATCTGCATCCATGCCAAAGAGGAGATCTGGAAAAGAAAGGTAGAAGAAGCTGAGCGTGTGCGATTGGATAATCTGGCCCATGTGCATGAGTCGCCGGAGTCTTACCGCTGCTTCAGGGATCGTTACAGAAACGAGGGCATCGCACGCCTTCGCCGACGCGATCAAATGGCTAACAGGACAAATACCGCATGCCCTCGAGGTGATGCTCGGCATCTCGTAATATGGACGACCTTCGCAGAACTTTTCGAACCCACGGAAGAAATTGATCTGGAATCTTGCATCTTTCACAGACCCATCATCATCGAGAAAGATCGTCACTTTGGCATGTCCTTCAATTCTCGTCACGGGGTTGATCGTAATTTCTTTTACCATGGGAGACCCTCCTATCCAAACTTCGCCTTCCCCTCCATCTCCGGTTTTCGCCCGGCGAGGAGTTCCGTTAAGACATAAGTGATGAGAGACGCCGGCGGAGGACAGCCTGGTATGAAGTGGTCGACTTCCACAATCTCATGAAGGGGATGCGCTTTTTTCAACAAGGGCGTGACCTCTGAAGGGATCTGTGGTGTGGTATCAGCGAGTTCTAAATATGCTCTCTTCAGCACCGCCTGGTCCCCCTCTCTCAAAGCGTTCCTCAGCGATGTGACATTACCATGGACGGCGCAGTCGCCGAGGGCGATCAGCTGTTTTGTCCTCTTCCTCGCGACTTCAATCAACTCGAGTTGCTCCTCGTTCCCAACCGCCCCCTCGACGATCGTGATATCCACATTTTCCGGAAATTCTTTCACGTCGATGAGCGGGGAATAGACGAATTGCACGAGCTTCGCCAACTCCATCAAAAATTCGTCCTGGTCGAGGAATGACATGTGACAGCCTGAACAACCGCTGAGCCAAATGGTCGCTACCCTGACTTTATTCAAACGCCGATCGCCTCCTCTCGGTGATAAATTTCGCCACTTCTTTGTCCTTCGTGGAGGAGAGCGCCTCTCCCTTCACATAGATCGCCCCGACTGGACAGACCTTCGCGCATTTCCTACAGCCCGTACAGGAGGTGGCATTTTTCCAGTTCTCGTTGAGGTCTATCACGACTTGTGTCTCCTTACCGCGGAGCATGAGGTCGAGCGTGTGGACACCTTCGATTTCATCACAAACCCGAATGCAGCGGGTGCAGAGGATGCACCTGTTCCGATCGATGACGAGATATGCGTGTGTGAGATCGACACTGAGTTCAGGCCAGTCGCGCTCGAAAATGAGCTGGTCGACGCCCAGTTCGCTTGCCAGTGATTGGAGTTCGCAGGCACCATTCGCCACACAGACTGAGCATATATGTGCCCTTTCGGAGAGTAAGAGCTGGAGGGCCATTTTCCTGTACTCCTTCAGCCGGTCAGAATTCGTTGTGACCTCCATGCCCTGGCCGACTGGTGTCGTACAGGCTGGAAAGACTTTTGGTGACCCCTTGATCTCAACGAGGCAAAGGCGACATCCGCCGTAGTCCTTCACCCCCTCCAAATGGCAGAGAGTGGGGATTTTGATCCCGTTCGCCATGGCAGCGTCGAGGATCGTCGTACCATCTGGAACCTCGACCGCCCTGCCATCAATAGTCAATCTGACTGATTTCATGACCCCTCCGCACCCATATCACATCTCCCCGTCGGACACTTTTTGTCGAGGATATGCGCCATGTACTCTTCCTTAAAATAGCGGATCGTCGTGAGAACGGGATTCGGGGCTGTCTGGCCGAGGCCGCAGAGGCTCGCCTCTTTGATGTATTCGCCAACCTTTGCGAGGAGATCGATGTCCTTTTCGACCCCTTTCGCATGTCCGATCCTTTCGAGGATTTTCCTCACTTTGACGAGCCCGACACGGCAGGGCGTACACTTGCCACAGGATTCGTCGACGCAGAAGTCGATGAAGAATTTCGCCGTGTCGACCATACAGGATTCATCATCGAGCACGACGATGCCGCCAGACCCCATGATCGCGCCCGCTTTCGTCAGCGACTCGTAATCGATAGGGAGGTGGAGCTGCGATTCTGGCAGACAACCACCGGAAGGGCCTCCGACAAGAACCGCTTTGAATCTTCTTCCATCTGGTACGCCACCTCCAATCTCAAACACCACCTCCTTGAGCGTGATCCCCATCGGGACCTCGATGAGGCCGGGGTTCTTAATTTTGCCAGTGAGCGAGAAACATTTCGTCCCAGGGCAATGTGGTACTCCGATCTTCGAAAACCATTCCCCTCCGTTGAGCACGATGAGAGGAATATTTGCGAGTGTCTCGACATTCTGAATCAATGTCGGTTTTCCCCAAAGGCCAGATGACGCGGGGTAAGGCGGGCGGGGACGGGGCATAGCTCTCATCCCCTCGATGGAAGCGAGGATCGCCGTTTCCTCCCCCGCGATAAAGGCGCCCGCTCCCAGGCGCAGCTCAAGATCAAAATTCAAATCCGTTCCGAGTATTTTCTCGCCAAGTAGACCAAGTGATTTGGCCTGTTGTATCGCCTTCTTGAGCGTCTCGATAGCGAGCGGGTATTCAGCCCTCGTATACAAATATCCCTTTTCGGCCTTGAGCGCGTAAGACGCGATGATCATCCCCTCTATAATCGCGTGAGGATCCGCTTCAGCAAGCGTCCTATTGGCGAATACGCCTGGGTCGCCCTCATCTAGATTCCCTATGATGTACTTCGGAGAACCGGCCGCCTTCGATACGAATTTCCATTTCTGTCCTGTCTGGAAGCCAGCACCACCGCGCCCCCTCAATCCGCTCTTGAAGACCTCGTTGATGACGTCGTCTTCACTCATTTTTGTGAGACATTTGACGAGTGCGGCGTAACCTCCACGCGATATGTATTCACGGATATCAAGGGGGTCCATTTTGCCAGCGTTCCTCAGTACGAGCCTTTTTTGTTTTGAGAAGAATTCCGGAACGCTGTAGAGGAATCGTTTCAGGGGTATGCCCCGGATCACATGCTCCTCAACGATCTCCCGCGCGCTTTCCGGTGTAACACCCTCGTAAAAATAATCGCCAGGCTCGATGAGGACCACTGGACCAGCCGAACATGTTCCTGGGCATCCCGTTCTCGCGACTTTGCACTGGTCTTCCAGACCAAGTTCCTTAACCGCTCTCTCGAATGATTTAAGGACTTTCAAAGCGCCGAGCGAGATGCAGCTGCTCGAGCAGCAGACGTTGATTCTATACCTGAACCTTTTCTGTTTTTCCCGTTCTTCTTCTGCGATCTTCTCAATG
This DNA window, taken from Methanomassiliicoccales archaeon, encodes the following:
- a CDS encoding glycosyltransferase family 2 protein, with translation MRTDERGVASPSLKCGNILLSISYAIERYAITKVLARSICMKSSVIITSYNRSWALPHCLGSLATQSLLPDEVIVVLKPSGDGSEEIIDEHGDNLPIRTIIQKEGNVAVAAAMGIEAANGDLLIFIDDDAVAHREFIERYSRLFSQLQNPGGLTGVVFSQPYGGEGDMELQIGSIQPRRSPKRTLSFRRPLSAYRKYDEWITVSGHHSRHTIDLDGPMGSILSPLLMGCNMALLKTAVDDCPLAQLYGRSKSCLRYESLLALWARLKGYETYICLDVHRAPIVWHLVHDSSTLSRGKGFKGEFWRYTDDSSFYFKLKKLGLDVSFFDYSLFSLTDVVGTLLSEPRKFLPRSLAAGYTFLTRLIGHY
- a CDS encoding Ni/Fe hydrogenase subunit alpha, with the translated sequence MVKEITINPVTRIEGHAKVTIFLDDDGSVKDARFQINFFRGFEKFCEGRPYYEMPSITSRACGICPVSHLIASAKACDALVSVTIPEAAVRLRRLMHMGQIIQSHTLSFFYLSFPDLLFGMDADIEKRNIFGLIESDPEIAKNGIKLRKFGQEIIERLAGKRIHSSDWIVPGGVRWPLTKEKGERIAADLPEAKNITISTLEKFRNMLQRFDEEIEHLGNFPSNYMGLITPDGELEHYDGLLKIIDYQGEVIADSLDPTKYKEFIAEAVEPWSYMKFPYYKPLGYPGGSYRVGPLARLNIAKRCGTPLADEEIKEFRKFGKNGIVESSFLYHYARLIEILFCLERAEEILSEPETYADRVWAKAEVSRSEGIGVAEAPRGTLIHHYKVDENGLITWVNLIIATGHNNVAFNRAVTEVAKKYVNAKKLTEGMLNRVEAVIRAYDPCLSCASHSFGSRGIDFELYDADGRLIDRNSR
- a CDS encoding 2Fe-2S iron-sulfur cluster-binding protein; the encoded protein is MKSVRLTIDGRAVEVPDGTTILDAAMANGIKIPTLCHLEGVKDYGGCRLCLVEIKGSPKVFPACTTPVGQGMEVTTNSDRLKEYRKMALQLLLSERAHICSVCVANGACELQSLASELGVDQLIFERDWPELSVDLTHAYLVIDRNRCILCTRCIRVCDEIEGVHTLDLMLRGKETQVVIDLNENWKNATSCTGCRKCAKVCPVGAIYVKGEALSSTKDKEVAKFITERRRSAFE
- a CDS encoding NADH-ubiquinone oxidoreductase-F iron-sulfur binding region domain-containing protein, giving the protein MAEEEREKQKRFRYRINVCCSSSCISLGALKVLKSFERAVKELGLEDQCKVARTGCPGTCSAGPVVLIEPGDYFYEGVTPESAREIVEEHVIRGIPLKRFLYSVPEFFSKQKRLVLRNAGKMDPLDIREYISRGGYAALVKCLTKMSEDDVINEVFKSGLRGRGGAGFQTGQKWKFVSKAAGSPKYIIGNLDEGDPGVFANRTLAEADPHAIIEGMIIASYALKAEKGYLYTRAEYPLAIETLKKAIQQAKSLGLLGEKILGTDLNFDLELRLGAGAFIAGEETAILASIEGMRAMPRPRPPYPASSGLWGKPTLIQNVETLANIPLIVLNGGEWFSKIGVPHCPGTKCFSLTGKIKNPGLIEVPMGITLKEVVFEIGGGVPDGRRFKAVLVGGPSGGCLPESQLHLPIDYESLTKAGAIMGSGGIVVLDDESCMVDTAKFFIDFCVDESCGKCTPCRVGLVKVRKILERIGHAKGVEKDIDLLAKVGEYIKEASLCGLGQTAPNPVLTTIRYFKEEYMAHILDKKCPTGRCDMGAEGS